The following coding sequences lie in one Spirosoma sp. KUDC1026 genomic window:
- a CDS encoding FkbM family methyltransferase: MWFFKFLFTEAARLLRSAEGRRLLWLAIQYGGKPRNQLTDVTFGRFQFRVPDALSFMWQFREIFVDEFYRFYTTQQQPVIFDCGTNVGTSIAYFHQQYPRARIVAFEADEPISQILQDNLRRNQITGVEVVTKAVWTNENGIMFGSDQADSASIYSLTDQKLVPSVRLRDYLLRETRIDMLKMDIEGAETAVLTDCRDALAHVQNMFVEFHAYLDHPQTLAEVIQVLETSGFRYYINTSQYRHAPLVNHRYRGNDSMDLQLNIFAYRN; encoded by the coding sequence ATGTGGTTCTTTAAATTCCTGTTCACCGAAGCCGCCCGGCTTCTACGCTCGGCCGAAGGGCGCCGGCTGCTGTGGCTGGCCATACAGTACGGTGGTAAGCCCCGCAATCAGCTCACCGACGTTACGTTCGGTCGGTTTCAGTTCCGGGTACCCGATGCGCTGTCGTTTATGTGGCAGTTTCGGGAAATTTTCGTGGATGAGTTCTACCGCTTCTATACAACGCAGCAACAGCCTGTCATTTTCGACTGTGGTACGAACGTAGGAACCAGCATCGCGTATTTTCATCAGCAGTACCCCAGGGCACGTATCGTCGCGTTCGAGGCCGACGAGCCAATCAGCCAGATCCTACAGGACAACCTGCGCCGAAACCAGATCACGGGCGTTGAGGTCGTGACCAAAGCCGTCTGGACGAACGAAAACGGTATCATGTTCGGCAGTGACCAGGCCGATTCGGCGTCGATTTACTCCCTGACCGATCAGAAACTGGTTCCCTCCGTCCGGTTGCGTGATTACCTCCTGCGCGAAACCCGGATTGACATGCTCAAGATGGATATTGAAGGGGCCGAAACGGCGGTGCTGACCGACTGCCGCGACGCGCTGGCACACGTGCAGAATATGTTCGTGGAATTTCACGCCTACCTTGATCATCCGCAAACGCTGGCCGAAGTGATTCAGGTACTGGAGACCAGCGGATTTCGGTATTACATCAATACCAGCCAATACCGACATGCGCCCCTCGTCAACCATCGCTATCGGGGTAATGACAGCATGGATTTACAATTGAATATCTTTGCGTATAGAAATTAG
- a CDS encoding lipopolysaccharide biosynthesis protein has protein sequence MGIIKRQTIQSSIYSYVGVGIGFLTQGIFFPYIFGVAEIGLLSLLISLAQVLAQASNLGLNGAGGRYFPYFRNAERQHNGYLLIVSLSTLIGFCICALALWLARPWVVSYYQKQSALFVDYYFLLIPLTLFTVYFTVFDNYARLLYDPVTGTMLQQFVQRLLVLVAGVLYWLGWVTFPQFLGVWMLAFFLPLVFMIGSVIRDEALFLSRRYVSVTPELRRNMMRYAGLTFTSALSTQIIWTIDKVMVHDAQGLAATGIYSTASYFAAVIAIPATALYKVSGTLIAESWKVNDTQNIMNIYRKSCLNQLIAGCLVFIGVAANLPNVFGLLPAGRGYEAGYYVILWLGLGKLIDMATGVNGTILYTSRYYIYDTFFFVALTFITIAVNYYLLPRFGINGAAIGAALATLLYNLARTLFVGFAFKMQPFSWRNGAVIVVALLVWWASVQIPYPATGAPIWQKILDITWRSALITGSFGGLILLFNVSPDINQTVTGIINRFRRP, from the coding sequence ATGGGTATAATCAAACGCCAGACGATTCAGAGTTCCATCTACTCCTACGTGGGAGTAGGCATTGGTTTTCTGACGCAGGGGATATTTTTTCCTTATATATTCGGTGTAGCAGAAATAGGCTTATTATCACTGCTAATTTCGCTGGCGCAGGTGCTGGCCCAGGCCTCCAATCTGGGTCTGAACGGCGCGGGAGGACGTTATTTCCCGTACTTCCGCAACGCTGAGCGACAGCATAATGGCTACCTGCTGATTGTCAGCTTATCAACGCTTATAGGTTTCTGCATTTGTGCCCTAGCGCTGTGGCTAGCGCGTCCTTGGGTAGTTTCATACTATCAAAAACAGTCGGCGCTGTTCGTGGATTACTATTTTCTCTTGATCCCGCTGACACTGTTTACCGTCTATTTTACCGTCTTCGACAACTACGCCCGACTGCTTTACGACCCCGTTACGGGGACGATGCTCCAGCAGTTTGTGCAACGACTCCTCGTTCTGGTGGCTGGCGTTTTGTATTGGTTAGGCTGGGTTACGTTTCCGCAGTTTCTGGGCGTCTGGATGCTGGCGTTCTTTCTGCCGCTGGTTTTCATGATTGGCAGCGTCATCCGCGACGAAGCCCTGTTCCTAAGTCGTCGCTACGTTTCTGTAACGCCCGAACTACGCCGAAACATGATGCGCTATGCGGGTCTAACGTTCACCTCCGCCCTATCGACGCAGATTATCTGGACAATCGATAAAGTGATGGTACACGATGCACAGGGGTTGGCCGCAACGGGTATTTACAGTACTGCCTCCTATTTTGCCGCCGTCATTGCCATCCCGGCGACGGCCCTGTACAAGGTTTCAGGAACACTGATTGCCGAATCCTGGAAAGTGAACGATACCCAAAATATTATGAATATTTACCGCAAGAGCTGTTTGAATCAGCTCATTGCGGGCTGCCTGGTTTTTATCGGCGTAGCGGCCAACCTACCCAACGTGTTTGGCTTACTCCCTGCTGGCCGTGGCTACGAAGCGGGCTACTACGTCATTTTGTGGCTCGGCCTGGGTAAACTGATCGATATGGCAACGGGCGTGAACGGTACAATCCTCTACACGTCCCGTTACTACATTTATGATACGTTCTTTTTCGTTGCCCTTACGTTTATTACCATTGCCGTCAATTACTACCTGCTTCCGCGGTTTGGTATTAACGGAGCCGCTATCGGTGCTGCGTTGGCTACGTTACTTTACAACCTGGCCCGGACGCTTTTCGTCGGATTTGCGTTCAAGATGCAGCCTTTTTCGTGGCGAAATGGTGCAGTAATCGTTGTGGCTTTATTAGTCTGGTGGGCATCGGTACAAATTCCGTATCCGGCGACTGGGGCGCCTATCTGGCAAAAAATACTGGATATTACCTGGCGTTCAGCACTGATAACAGGTTCCTTTGGGGGATTAATTCTGCTGTTCAACGTATCGCCGGACATCAATCAGACCGTAACCGGTATTATTAACCGTTTCCGCAGACCTTAA
- the pseI gene encoding pseudaminic acid synthase produces the protein MNDSNVRDHLLGARPFVIAEMSGNHNQSLERALEIVDAVADAGAHALKLQTYTPDTITFNGAAEEFYIRDAKSLWADKNLYKLYAEAYTPWEWHKPIFDHAQKRGMVAFSSPFDTTAVDFLESLDVPFYKIASFENTDHILLKKVAQTGKPVIMSTGVSSVADLDESVKVLREHGCKDLILLKCTSTYPATPETTNLLTIPHMRQLFDVPVGLSDHTMGIGAAVAAVALGAVVIEKHVTLRRADGGVDSAFSLEPDELKSLVIETERAYLAMGQVNYTLTPKECNSLQFKRSLYVVKDVKAGEAFTAENVRSIRPANGLHTRYYDDILGKTATTDIQAGTALGWNLIANE, from the coding sequence ATGAACGATAGTAACGTTAGAGATCACTTACTCGGTGCCCGGCCTTTCGTCATTGCCGAAATGTCGGGAAATCACAATCAGTCGCTCGAACGGGCGCTGGAAATCGTGGATGCCGTCGCCGATGCGGGCGCCCACGCCCTCAAGCTGCAAACCTATACCCCGGATACAATAACGTTCAACGGCGCAGCCGAAGAGTTTTACATCCGCGACGCCAAGTCGCTCTGGGCCGACAAAAACTTATACAAACTCTACGCCGAAGCGTATACGCCCTGGGAGTGGCACAAGCCCATTTTTGACCACGCCCAAAAGCGGGGCATGGTGGCGTTCAGCTCGCCTTTCGACACGACGGCCGTTGACTTTCTGGAGTCGCTCGACGTACCCTTTTACAAAATTGCGTCCTTCGAAAACACGGATCATATCCTCCTCAAAAAGGTGGCCCAAACGGGGAAACCTGTCATCATGAGTACGGGCGTGTCCTCGGTTGCGGATCTGGACGAGTCGGTGAAGGTGCTGCGCGAACACGGTTGTAAAGACCTGATCCTGCTCAAATGCACCAGTACGTACCCGGCTACGCCCGAGACAACAAACCTGCTCACCATTCCACACATGCGGCAGCTGTTCGACGTACCGGTTGGTTTGTCTGATCATACGATGGGAATCGGTGCCGCCGTGGCAGCCGTGGCGCTGGGCGCTGTCGTCATCGAAAAGCACGTTACGTTACGGCGAGCCGATGGGGGTGTCGATTCCGCTTTCTCGCTGGAACCGGACGAGTTGAAGAGCCTCGTTATCGAAACCGAGCGTGCCTATCTGGCAATGGGACAAGTCAATTATACGCTGACACCCAAGGAATGCAACAGCCTCCAATTCAAGCGGTCGCTCTACGTTGTTAAGGACGTAAAAGCCGGGGAAGCCTTCACCGCCGAGAATGTGCGCAGCATCCGCCCCGCCAACGGTTTGCACACGCGCTACTACGACGACATCCTTGGCAAAACAGCCACCACTGACATCCAGGCCGGCACGGCGCTGGGGTGGAATTTAATTGCGAATGAGTGA
- the pseH gene encoding UDP-4-amino-4,6-dideoxy-N-acetyl-beta-L-altrosamine N-acetyltransferase, whose protein sequence is MDISLIPLTSDDIELVRTWRNSPEVAQYMYTSNEITAEQQAAWFAQVEHDPTSRYWVIEYNDQKIGLASLTGISKTLSSCYWAFYLGDTNIRGAGLGAKIEFNVLEYVFNELKLNKLRCEVLTFNDKVIAMHEKFGFRREAYYRQHVKKDGTWHDVVGLALLKQEWDVYRPSMKSKIYRGELPAGS, encoded by the coding sequence ATGGACATTAGTTTGATTCCTCTTACCAGCGACGATATTGAACTGGTACGTACCTGGCGTAACTCGCCCGAGGTGGCCCAGTACATGTACACCAGTAATGAGATTACAGCCGAGCAACAGGCGGCCTGGTTTGCCCAAGTTGAACACGACCCAACGTCCCGATACTGGGTCATTGAATACAATGATCAAAAGATTGGTCTGGCTTCGTTAACCGGTATTAGTAAGACGCTAAGCAGCTGTTACTGGGCTTTTTATCTAGGCGACACCAATATTCGCGGGGCAGGCCTTGGTGCCAAGATTGAATTTAACGTACTGGAATACGTCTTTAACGAATTGAAACTCAATAAACTTCGCTGCGAAGTACTGACGTTCAACGATAAAGTGATTGCCATGCACGAAAAGTTTGGTTTCCGGCGGGAAGCGTATTACCGGCAACACGTCAAAAAAGATGGCACCTGGCACGATGTGGTTGGCCTAGCGCTGCTCAAGCAAGAGTGGGACGTCTATCGCCCTAGTATGAAAAGCAAAATATACCGTGGCGAACTCCCCGCAGGAAGCTAA